CAAATTGTTTAGCACAAAATGAAAGTCTTTCTTTAATTGGAAATTGGAAAGAAATTGAATATCATTGAAATAATGGTGCGAAAGATTATGTGCGAAAAATTGAAAACGGACAAATACTTACGTTTGAAGAATACAGTTTGATTAATGATGGATTAGGTAACATTGGAACGTTTAAAAAGAAAGGTGATAGTCTTCATATCATGTTAGACAATCAAAACAAATTCTATCGTATTCATTTATATAATAAAAAGTTAACATTAACTCCAGTAACATCAAAATATGAAATAATTTGTGATGAAGGTTGTACATACATATACACAAAAACAGATAATACTCAGGTTAATATTCAAGAAGAAAATATAATTTCAGGAAAAATAACTTTTAAGGAAGATGATAACGAAATGGCTGGTGTATTTATAAAAAATAAGACAAAAAATGTTTTAACGGTAACAGATTATTATGGACAATTTGTAATGAAGGCTTCTAAAAATGATGATATAATTATAAATTATCCTAATATGCAAATGGTAGAATTTAAAATAACAGACAAAAAAAACTATGATATAATTTTAGAAGAATATGTTCACCAAAAATCGCCTAAAGAAATAAGACAAGAAAAGAGAGAATTGAGAAGAAAAGGTTTTATAAAATATGAACAATAAAAATAAAAAAACAGCACACAACAGCCGTTTGGCGAGATTGGGGTTTTAGGCTGAATTTAAAGATGGTTTTGTATTTGGGAAATTTATGTTTAATCGAAAAATCTCGTATCTTTATTCGCCAACCTCGCCAAGCGACAAGACGTCAGGCTGTGAAAAAACCTCTTCAAATTTATAAAGTATTCGGGGGGCTACCAAAGAAAAAACTCAAATATGAGATTCTCAAGAGGCTGATTTTAGTTTTTTCACAGACTGACGTTAGCAAACATTTTTCTCGGTGCGCCCAACAACTAAAATCTTAAACATGAAAAACTTCTTATTCTTACTCTTTGTTGTCTTGACTTTATTTTCAAGTTGTAAAAAAGAATTACCAAAGGAAATAGAAAATCCGAAGTTTTTTAGAACTTGGTATGATACTGTTCAAGGAATGCCTTTCAGAGCGAAATTATGTATAAAACCTGATAAAACTTTTGAGTACTCAAGTCATGCTTGCCAATCTGGTTCCAAAAGTAATGGAATATGGAAAATAGTCAATGATACGATATCGTTAAAAAGTATAAAACCAAAAGGCTGTCTTTTCCAAAATCGTTTTGGCGTATATTGCATTAAGATTGGTGATAAAAGTTATTTTGAAAACAATAAAACAATAAAAGGTTGTGAACCAACTGGAAGAGAATCTGACTATGAAATTTTTGAAAACGAAAAGTTTATAATTAGAAATGACACTCTAATTCATATAAATCAACAAGAAAATGATTGTGGAGAATTAAGAGTGGCTTTTTCAACAAAAGAGAAAGTGAGAAAAATTTACAGTAAATAAAAAAACGTTTGCTAACAATTGCTACAATATATTTGGACAATCTTAAAATCACGTAAATGATCGAAAATCAAATATCTAGACAAGAAGAAATAACAACTGAATTTTTAAAAATATTAGACACTCATTTGAATGATATTGTAGAATATCGTACTGACAAAATGAAAGAAATAAATGAAATTGCAAAACTTTTAAATATTCACCCAACACATTTGAGTGATACCATCAAGAATTTTACTGGGAAGCCTGCTTGTTATTTTTATGAAAATAAAATTATAGATATAGCAAAAAAAATGTTGGAAGAAACTCCAAAAAGTATAAAGGAAATTGCGGAAAATTTAACCTATGACCCATCCAATTTTACTAAATTTTTTAAGGCATACGCTAATAAAACCCCAAAACAATACAGATTAGATTTTTTGAAAAATAATTTTGAAAATAAGATCCTGTAATATTCACCACAACTATCTTAATTGCAATTGATAATTTTGTTCTCGAAACTTAATACACAAATTAAAAAATGGAAGAACAAATTACATCACTAACTTTTTCAAGAAAAAATTCAGAAAGTCCGTTTAATGATTTTAAAGCTGGACAC
The Flavobacterium flavigenum genome window above contains:
- a CDS encoding helix-turn-helix domain-containing protein — encoded protein: MIENQISRQEEITTEFLKILDTHLNDIVEYRTDKMKEINEIAKLLNIHPTHLSDTIKNFTGKPACYFYENKIIDIAKKMLEETPKSIKEIAENLTYDPSNFTKFFKAYANKTPKQYRLDFLKNNFENKIL